The Streptomyces sp. NBC_01775 genome includes a region encoding these proteins:
- a CDS encoding DUF899 family protein, which produces MRQTNLTGESADYVSAREELRQAEIELMRHRERVADLRRRLPLGPVVEDYVFEEGPADLQAGDSPTRTVRLSELFTRPGRDLVVYHLMYGKTHTEPCPMCTMWLDGINGVAHHAEQNVDLAVVAAAGLPALRAHARDRKWTNLRLLSAGSSTFKYDLGSEDAEGNQDSTVSVFTRDDNGSVRHFYSAHPRMSDDIDQRGIDLFSPVWHLLDLTRQGRDDWSAALSY; this is translated from the coding sequence ATGCGTCAAACCAATCTCACCGGAGAGTCGGCCGACTACGTCAGCGCCCGGGAGGAGCTGCGGCAAGCCGAGATCGAGCTGATGCGCCATCGTGAACGCGTCGCCGACCTGCGTCGCCGGTTGCCGCTGGGCCCTGTCGTCGAGGACTACGTGTTCGAGGAGGGCCCCGCCGATCTACAGGCTGGTGACTCGCCGACGCGGACCGTGCGCCTGAGCGAACTGTTCACCCGCCCCGGGCGTGACCTCGTCGTCTATCACCTCATGTACGGCAAGACACATACCGAGCCGTGCCCCATGTGCACGATGTGGCTCGACGGGATCAACGGGGTGGCCCACCATGCCGAGCAGAACGTCGACCTCGCGGTCGTCGCCGCGGCCGGTCTGCCCGCGCTGCGCGCGCACGCCCGAGACCGGAAGTGGACGAATCTGCGTCTGCTGAGCGCCGGGTCCAGCACCTTCAAATACGACCTGGGCAGTGAGGACGCCGAGGGCAACCAGGACTCTACGGTGTCGGTTTTCACCCGCGACGACAACGGATCGGTACGCCATTTCTACTCGGCGCACCCCCGGATGTCCGACGACATCGACCAGCGGGGCATCGACCTGTTCAGCCCGGTATGGCACCTCCTCGACCTCACCCGCCAAGGCCGGGACGACTGGTCCGCCGCGCTCAGCTACTAG
- a CDS encoding GAP family protein translates to MDGLKILPLAITMMAGPQIMSAIIFVTARDAVRVSLGFLAGVTVGVLAGVAAMMGIATALGSGVDLGNSKDRGSVGHIIQYALVGLLALAALRNWRHRKTVTPPKWLHSLMSADPRQALRTGLMVILLMPSDLMVMLTVGVHLDQARGSYLDALPFIALTVVIAALPLLVRLAAGHRAADAMPKIRDWTNTHSWLVNILVCALFIALIMT, encoded by the coding sequence ATGGACGGTCTGAAGATCCTTCCACTGGCCATCACGATGATGGCCGGTCCCCAGATCATGTCGGCGATCATCTTCGTCACCGCACGCGATGCCGTTCGCGTGTCGCTGGGATTCCTGGCGGGCGTCACGGTGGGCGTCCTCGCGGGCGTGGCAGCCATGATGGGCATCGCGACGGCTCTGGGCAGCGGCGTCGATCTCGGAAACTCCAAGGACCGTGGCTCGGTCGGCCACATCATCCAGTACGCGCTGGTGGGTCTCCTGGCCCTGGCCGCACTGCGTAATTGGCGGCATCGGAAGACCGTCACACCGCCGAAGTGGCTGCACTCCCTGATGTCCGCCGACCCCCGCCAGGCGCTCCGGACCGGCCTGATGGTCATTCTGCTGATGCCCTCGGACCTGATGGTGATGCTCACCGTTGGCGTCCACCTGGACCAAGCGCGCGGTTCCTACCTGGATGCCCTGCCGTTCATCGCGCTGACCGTCGTGATCGCCGCCCTGCCGCTGCTCGTGCGGCTGGCGGCGGGCCACCGGGCCGCGGACGCCATGCCGAAGATCCGCGACTGGACGAACACCCACAGCTGGCTGGTGAACATCCTGGTGTGCGCTCTCTTCATCGCTCTGATCATGACGTGA
- a CDS encoding helix-turn-helix transcriptional regulator: MASSRSVFAALLRAWRDRLPPADAGFTVTTGRRAPGLRREELAQLAGLSVDYVLRLEQGRAKNPSAQVVGALARALQLSRAERDQLYRSAGLLPPQDGTVGTHVPPGIQRLAARLDDVPIGVFSADWTLVWWNTMWRALYGDPTVLPAAERNLARALFGNGAAHALMLPVRSERGQDTFEASIVADLKDAVSRYPADAQLDRLVRELREVSEAFARQWATETAAAQHTTDRKTIRHPETGDILLDCDVLVVPGADLRMVTYTAATGSSDAGKLDLLRVTRGHAADALP; this comes from the coding sequence ATGGCTTCCTCCCGTTCCGTCTTCGCCGCACTCCTGCGGGCCTGGCGCGACCGCTTGCCCCCGGCCGACGCCGGCTTCACCGTGACGACCGGCCGTCGTGCCCCGGGTCTGCGCCGCGAGGAGCTGGCACAGCTGGCCGGGCTCTCCGTCGACTACGTTCTGCGCCTGGAACAGGGACGTGCGAAGAACCCCTCGGCCCAGGTCGTCGGCGCCCTCGCCCGGGCCCTCCAGCTCTCCCGCGCCGAGCGCGACCAGCTGTACCGAAGCGCCGGGCTTCTGCCGCCCCAGGACGGGACGGTCGGCACCCATGTGCCCCCGGGGATCCAACGGCTCGCCGCACGCCTCGACGACGTCCCGATCGGCGTGTTCAGCGCCGATTGGACCCTGGTGTGGTGGAACACGATGTGGCGCGCTCTGTACGGAGACCCCACCGTCCTCCCGGCCGCCGAACGGAACCTCGCCCGCGCCCTGTTCGGTAACGGCGCCGCACACGCCTTGATGCTTCCCGTCCGCTCCGAGCGCGGACAGGACACCTTCGAGGCGTCCATCGTCGCCGATCTCAAGGACGCCGTGTCCCGCTATCCCGCGGACGCCCAGCTCGACCGTCTCGTGCGGGAGCTGCGAGAAGTATCCGAGGCCTTCGCGCGGCAGTGGGCCACGGAGACGGCCGCCGCCCAGCACACGACCGACCGGAAGACGATCCGGCATCCAGAGACCGGCGACATCCTGCTCGACTGCGACGTCCTCGTCGTCCCGGGCGCGGACTTGCGCATGGTCACCTACACGGCAGCGACCGGAAGCAGCGACGCCGGGAAACTGGACCTCCTTCGCGTCACACGCGGCCATGCCGCCGACGCTCTCCCCTGA